The Castanea sativa cultivar Marrone di Chiusa Pesio chromosome 11, ASM4071231v1 genome contains a region encoding:
- the LOC142617825 gene encoding F-box protein CPR1-like yields the protein MIQTKEARQHRPILRRRKELHLPDDIVFQIVERLPVKSLLRFRCVCKSWKSYINDPKFISNFISTRYINNHDDDDGYVIHMEKNLNFNSLGKSEVCTVACDRTFESISELRIPFSFESGVEFFVGSCNGLLCLWNLDADMYLWNPSIRKFKRLPSCTDLKPHRRATLGFAYDSQINDYKVVRIWFDYHKPVIKVYTLSLDSWEIVELGISWSPNVVYYQVNSDMPSPFVSGHLHWMLIRIERRGEGQGMRNTRMILSFDVNSEKFNELPLPDVERGSFKEQKCLTSFKGKLALSILGEQPHGTSISIWVMREYGVHESWNKLCVVSAENTVFVVSDKILTRSIGFTKDGPLLIQKNYKKTKRSRLKNKYVLIDPETLREKAISIKGENVLAMDSYMENLALLDGANVESY from the coding sequence atgatccaaACGAAAGAAGCTCGACAACATCGACCGATCCTCCGACGTCGGAAGGAACTTCATCTCCCAGACGACATTGTGTTTCAGATTGTGGAAAGGCTACCCGTGAAATCGCTCCTAAGATTCAGGTGCGTTTGTAAATCATGGAAATCTTACATCAATGACCCCAAATTCATTTCCAATTTCATTTCCACCCGCTACATTAACAAtcacgatgatgatgatggctATGTCATACACATGgagaagaatttgaatttcaattctCTTGGTAAAAGTGAAGTCTGTACGGTCGCTTGCGACCGCACCTTTGAAAGTATATCTGAGTTAAGAATTCCCTTCAGTTTTGAGTCTGGAGTTGAATTCTTTGTGGGTTCATGCAATGGCTTGTTGTGTCTCTGGAATTTGGACGCTGATATGTACTTGTGGAACCCCAGCATTAGAAAATTTAAGAGGTTACCTTCTTGTACTGATTTGAAACCCCATCGTCGTGCTACACTCGGATTTGCTTATGATTCCCAGATTAATGACTACAAGGTTGTGAGGATTTGGTTTGATTATCATAAACCTGTGATTAAGGTGTACACATTAAGCTTGGATTCATGGGAAATAGTTGAACTTGGAATCTCGTGGAGTCCCAATGTTGTGTACTACCAAGTTAACTCTGATATGCCATCCCCATTTGTTAGTGGACATTTGCATTGGATGCTTATTAGGATAGAAAGAAGAGGAGAAGGACAAGGGATGCGCAATACTAGAATGATATTGTCGTTTGATGTCAATAGTGAGAAATTCAATGAGCTACCGCTGCCTGATGTTGAACGCGGTTCCTTCAAAGAACAGAAGTGTCTTACATCATTCAAGGGGAAACTGGCTTTATCTATATTGGGAGAACAACCACATGGCACGTCGATCTCCATATGGGTGATGAGGGAGTATGGTGTGCATGAATCTTGGAATAAACTTTGTGTTGTATCAGCTGAAAATACAGTTTTTGTTGTATCAGATAAAATCTTGACTCGTTCGATTGGTTTCACCAAGGATGGTCCACTTCTAATTCAAAAGAATTATAAGAAGACGAAGAGGTCCAGATTGAAAAACAAGTACGTTTTAATTGACCCCGAAACTCTACGTGAGAAGGCTATTAGTATTAAAGGTGAAAATGTTTTAGCTATGGATAGTTACATGGAGAACCTTGCTTTACTTGATGGTGCAAATGTGGAATCTTACTGA